In Astatotilapia calliptera chromosome 20, fAstCal1.2, whole genome shotgun sequence, one genomic interval encodes:
- the zfp64 gene encoding zinc finger protein 64 isoform X3 yields the protein MAAYTAEVAAGHSVVVEVSPDIHICGSCKKQYNNYKVFLAHKQNECFLSTPDTPTTTATSTLTDSSTEFIFEETYQTCVVRGVKKMTKAPKTPSKKLKPALTSKRHSCCFSGCTFKTQYGQKDMERHLKTHTAADSSSLKKHLRIHYDERPFKCQICPYASRNSSQLTVHLRSHTGDAPFQCQQCDAKFKINSDLKRHIRIHSGEKPYKCDFCEYCCAMKGNLKSHIQIKHGTENSFQCVHCDFKCANKTALRQHLREHQPTQPIQCSKCTYSCSSKGALKVHERIHSEDRPFKCDFCNFASKQRSNLVIHKKKCQLDKLEKGSGGKGGRGGGKNLGTDSPKPVSSRYRAKLDAARAFCCDSCDASFVREDSLRSHKKQHRDTQSVLQLQLSTPAEAVNLVPVTMSQTSSELEVPIPCNPMPPYSNTQLKIIVSHPLGQDNPLLSTGGDGQNKSNMVLLSPENQDMVVNSMIQQVNLLAPVQPLGSSQTTEATLEPQTVLLTQLSTDDASNPLHQALMQTAITAQDSSSSTQTFITTCSELEGLNALIQEGGTEITVVTEGNSALVTTAPLPDVDMSKPAEMVTVEESALPCEESALLVPNISLGSQNVVIHGVPLIVSPQQSTVDQLSPHALYSNSHTLESIPQ from the exons ATGGCTGCATACACCGCTGAag TGGCTGCAGGTCATtctgtggtggtggaggtgagcCCAGATATCCACATCTGTGGCTCCTGCAAAAAGCAGTACAATAATTATAAGGTCTTTCTCGCCCATAAGCAAAATGAATGTTTCCTGTCCACACCTGACACCCCAACCACTACTGCCACATCCACTCTCACAG ACTCCAGCACTGAGTTTATTTTTGAGGAGACCTACCAGACCTGTGTTGTGAGAGGTGTCAAAAAGATGACCAAAGCCCCAAAGACACCTTCCAAAAAACTAAAACCTGCCCTGACTTCAAAGagacacagctgctgtttctCAG GTTGCACTTTCAAGACACAGTATGGCCAAAAAGACATGGAACGGCATCTTAAAACTCACACCG cagcagacagcagcagcctgaagaaGCACCTGCGCATCCACTATGATGAACGGCCATTCAAATGCCAGATCTGTCCTTACGCCAGCCGCAACTCCAGCCAACTTACCGTGCATCTCCGCTCTCACACAG GGGATGCACCTTTTCAGTGCCAACAATGCGATGCAAAGTTCAAAATAAACTCAGACCTGAAGAGGCACATCCGGATTCACTCCGGCGAAAAGCCTTACAAATGTGACTTTTGTGAGTACTGCTGCGCCATGAAAGGAAACCTGAAATCGCACATTCAGATCAAACATGGTACGGAGAACTCCTTTCAGTGCGTGCACTGTGATTTCAAGTGTGCCAACAAGACTGCTCTGCGACAACACTTGAGAGAACACCAACCCACTCAGCCCATTCAGTGTTCCAAGTGCACTTACTCCTGCTCCAGCAAGGGGGCGCTCAAGGTCCACGAGCGGATCCACTCTGAAGACCGCCCTTTCAAATGTGACTTCTGCAACTTTGCCTCTAAGCAGCGCAGCAATCTTGTCATTCACAAGAAGAAGTGTCAGTTGGATAAGCTTGAAAAAGGCAGCGGTGGGAAAGGAGGCAGAGGTGGAGGCAAAAATTTAGGCACCGACTCTCCGAAGCCTGTCAGCTCTCGGTATCGAGCCAAACTAGATGCAGCTCGAGCCTTTTGCTGCGACTCGTGTGACGCTTCGTTTGTGAGGGAGGACTCCCTGCGGAGCCACAAAAAGCAGCATCGGGACACTCAGAGTGTGTTGCAACTCCAGCTCTCTACCCCAGCAGAAGCAGTTAACTTGGTTCCCGTTACCATGTCACAAACCAGCTCTGAGCTCGAAGTTCCTATCCCGTGTAACCCAATGCCTCCTTATAGTAATACACAGCTTAAAATCATTGTATCTCACCCGTTAGGCCAGGATAACCCCTTGCTCTCAACTGGTGGGGATGGCCAGAATAAGAGCAACATGGTCTTGCTTAGCCCAGAAAACCAGGACATGGTAGTTAACTCCATGATCCAGCAGGTCAACCTGCTGGCGCCTGTACAACCACTCGGTTCATCCCAAACCACAGAAGCCACTCTTGAACCCCAGACTGTCCTCCTGACTCAACTCAGCACCGACGATGCCAGCAACCCGCTCCACCAGGCCCTGATGCAAACGGCCATAACCGCtcaggactcgagcagcagcaCACAGACGTTCATCACCacctgctctgaactggagGGGCTCAATGCTTTGATCCAGGAAGGTGGCACAGAGATTACAGTGGTTACGGAAGGAAACTCTGCTTTGGTGACCACAGCACCTCTGCCTGATGTGGACATGTCCAAGCCAGCAGAGATGGTGACGGTTGAGGAGAGTGCCTTACCCTGTGAGGAAAGTGCATTACTGGTGCCAAACATCAGCCTGGGCAGCCAGAATGTGGTCATCCACGGCGTTCCACTTATAGTGTCTCCTCAGCAGAGCACGGTGGATCAGCTCTCCCCTCATGCACTCTATTCCAATTCACACACACTCGAAAGCATCCCACAGTGA
- the zfp64 gene encoding zinc finger protein 64 isoform X1, whose protein sequence is MAAYTAEVAAGHSVVVEVSPDIHICGSCKKQYNNYKVFLAHKQNECFLSTPDTPTTTATSTLTDSSTEFIFEETYQTCVVRGVKKMTKAPKTPSKKLKPALTSKRHSCCFSGCTFKTQYGQKDMERHLKTHTGEKPFECELCHKRFSRRDKLNMHSRSHTGEKPHKCKHCPYAAADSSSLKKHLRIHYDERPFKCQICPYASRNSSQLTVHLRSHTGDAPFQCQQCDAKFKINSDLKRHIRIHSGEKPYKCDFCEYCCAMKGNLKSHIQIKHGTENSFQCVHCDFKCANKTALRQHLREHQPTQPIQCSKCTYSCSSKGALKVHERIHSEDRPFKCDFCNFASKQRSNLVIHKKKCQLDKLEKGSGGKGGRGGGKNLGTDSPKPVSSRYRAKLDAARAFCCDSCDASFVREDSLRSHKKQHRDTQSVLQLQLSTPAEAVNLVPVTMSQTSSELEVPIPCNPMPPYSNTQLKIIVSHPLGQDNPLLSTGGDGQNKSNMVLLSPENQDMVVNSMIQQVNLLAPVQPLGSSQTTEATLEPQTVLLTQLSTDDASNPLHQALMQTAITAQDSSSSTQTFITTCSELEGLNALIQEGGTEITVVTEGNSALVTTAPLPDVDMSKPAEMVTVEESALPCEESALLVPNISLGSQNVVIHGVPLIVSPQQSTVDQLSPHALYSNSHTLESIPQ, encoded by the exons ATGGCTGCATACACCGCTGAag TGGCTGCAGGTCATtctgtggtggtggaggtgagcCCAGATATCCACATCTGTGGCTCCTGCAAAAAGCAGTACAATAATTATAAGGTCTTTCTCGCCCATAAGCAAAATGAATGTTTCCTGTCCACACCTGACACCCCAACCACTACTGCCACATCCACTCTCACAG ACTCCAGCACTGAGTTTATTTTTGAGGAGACCTACCAGACCTGTGTTGTGAGAGGTGTCAAAAAGATGACCAAAGCCCCAAAGACACCTTCCAAAAAACTAAAACCTGCCCTGACTTCAAAGagacacagctgctgtttctCAG GTTGCACTTTCAAGACACAGTATGGCCAAAAAGACATGGAACGGCATCTTAAAACTCACACCG GTGAGAAGCCATTTGAATGTGAACTGTGCCACAAACGCTTCAGTCGGCGGGACAAGCTGAACATGCACAGCCGCtcgcacacaggtgagaagccacacaaatgtaaacactgtccctatgcagcagcagacagcagcagcctgaagaaGCACCTGCGCATCCACTATGATGAACGGCCATTCAAATGCCAGATCTGTCCTTACGCCAGCCGCAACTCCAGCCAACTTACCGTGCATCTCCGCTCTCACACAG GGGATGCACCTTTTCAGTGCCAACAATGCGATGCAAAGTTCAAAATAAACTCAGACCTGAAGAGGCACATCCGGATTCACTCCGGCGAAAAGCCTTACAAATGTGACTTTTGTGAGTACTGCTGCGCCATGAAAGGAAACCTGAAATCGCACATTCAGATCAAACATGGTACGGAGAACTCCTTTCAGTGCGTGCACTGTGATTTCAAGTGTGCCAACAAGACTGCTCTGCGACAACACTTGAGAGAACACCAACCCACTCAGCCCATTCAGTGTTCCAAGTGCACTTACTCCTGCTCCAGCAAGGGGGCGCTCAAGGTCCACGAGCGGATCCACTCTGAAGACCGCCCTTTCAAATGTGACTTCTGCAACTTTGCCTCTAAGCAGCGCAGCAATCTTGTCATTCACAAGAAGAAGTGTCAGTTGGATAAGCTTGAAAAAGGCAGCGGTGGGAAAGGAGGCAGAGGTGGAGGCAAAAATTTAGGCACCGACTCTCCGAAGCCTGTCAGCTCTCGGTATCGAGCCAAACTAGATGCAGCTCGAGCCTTTTGCTGCGACTCGTGTGACGCTTCGTTTGTGAGGGAGGACTCCCTGCGGAGCCACAAAAAGCAGCATCGGGACACTCAGAGTGTGTTGCAACTCCAGCTCTCTACCCCAGCAGAAGCAGTTAACTTGGTTCCCGTTACCATGTCACAAACCAGCTCTGAGCTCGAAGTTCCTATCCCGTGTAACCCAATGCCTCCTTATAGTAATACACAGCTTAAAATCATTGTATCTCACCCGTTAGGCCAGGATAACCCCTTGCTCTCAACTGGTGGGGATGGCCAGAATAAGAGCAACATGGTCTTGCTTAGCCCAGAAAACCAGGACATGGTAGTTAACTCCATGATCCAGCAGGTCAACCTGCTGGCGCCTGTACAACCACTCGGTTCATCCCAAACCACAGAAGCCACTCTTGAACCCCAGACTGTCCTCCTGACTCAACTCAGCACCGACGATGCCAGCAACCCGCTCCACCAGGCCCTGATGCAAACGGCCATAACCGCtcaggactcgagcagcagcaCACAGACGTTCATCACCacctgctctgaactggagGGGCTCAATGCTTTGATCCAGGAAGGTGGCACAGAGATTACAGTGGTTACGGAAGGAAACTCTGCTTTGGTGACCACAGCACCTCTGCCTGATGTGGACATGTCCAAGCCAGCAGAGATGGTGACGGTTGAGGAGAGTGCCTTACCCTGTGAGGAAAGTGCATTACTGGTGCCAAACATCAGCCTGGGCAGCCAGAATGTGGTCATCCACGGCGTTCCACTTATAGTGTCTCCTCAGCAGAGCACGGTGGATCAGCTCTCCCCTCATGCACTCTATTCCAATTCACACACACTCGAAAGCATCCCACAGTGA
- the zfp64 gene encoding zinc finger protein 64 isoform X2, whose translation MAAYTAEVAAGHSVVVEQNECFLSTPDTPTTTATSTLTDSSTEFIFEETYQTCVVRGVKKMTKAPKTPSKKLKPALTSKRHSCCFSGCTFKTQYGQKDMERHLKTHTGEKPFECELCHKRFSRRDKLNMHSRSHTGEKPHKCKHCPYAAADSSSLKKHLRIHYDERPFKCQICPYASRNSSQLTVHLRSHTGDAPFQCQQCDAKFKINSDLKRHIRIHSGEKPYKCDFCEYCCAMKGNLKSHIQIKHGTENSFQCVHCDFKCANKTALRQHLREHQPTQPIQCSKCTYSCSSKGALKVHERIHSEDRPFKCDFCNFASKQRSNLVIHKKKCQLDKLEKGSGGKGGRGGGKNLGTDSPKPVSSRYRAKLDAARAFCCDSCDASFVREDSLRSHKKQHRDTQSVLQLQLSTPAEAVNLVPVTMSQTSSELEVPIPCNPMPPYSNTQLKIIVSHPLGQDNPLLSTGGDGQNKSNMVLLSPENQDMVVNSMIQQVNLLAPVQPLGSSQTTEATLEPQTVLLTQLSTDDASNPLHQALMQTAITAQDSSSSTQTFITTCSELEGLNALIQEGGTEITVVTEGNSALVTTAPLPDVDMSKPAEMVTVEESALPCEESALLVPNISLGSQNVVIHGVPLIVSPQQSTVDQLSPHALYSNSHTLESIPQ comes from the exons ATGGCTGCATACACCGCTGAag TGGCTGCAGGTCATtctgtggtggtggag CAAAATGAATGTTTCCTGTCCACACCTGACACCCCAACCACTACTGCCACATCCACTCTCACAG ACTCCAGCACTGAGTTTATTTTTGAGGAGACCTACCAGACCTGTGTTGTGAGAGGTGTCAAAAAGATGACCAAAGCCCCAAAGACACCTTCCAAAAAACTAAAACCTGCCCTGACTTCAAAGagacacagctgctgtttctCAG GTTGCACTTTCAAGACACAGTATGGCCAAAAAGACATGGAACGGCATCTTAAAACTCACACCG GTGAGAAGCCATTTGAATGTGAACTGTGCCACAAACGCTTCAGTCGGCGGGACAAGCTGAACATGCACAGCCGCtcgcacacaggtgagaagccacacaaatgtaaacactgtccctatgcagcagcagacagcagcagcctgaagaaGCACCTGCGCATCCACTATGATGAACGGCCATTCAAATGCCAGATCTGTCCTTACGCCAGCCGCAACTCCAGCCAACTTACCGTGCATCTCCGCTCTCACACAG GGGATGCACCTTTTCAGTGCCAACAATGCGATGCAAAGTTCAAAATAAACTCAGACCTGAAGAGGCACATCCGGATTCACTCCGGCGAAAAGCCTTACAAATGTGACTTTTGTGAGTACTGCTGCGCCATGAAAGGAAACCTGAAATCGCACATTCAGATCAAACATGGTACGGAGAACTCCTTTCAGTGCGTGCACTGTGATTTCAAGTGTGCCAACAAGACTGCTCTGCGACAACACTTGAGAGAACACCAACCCACTCAGCCCATTCAGTGTTCCAAGTGCACTTACTCCTGCTCCAGCAAGGGGGCGCTCAAGGTCCACGAGCGGATCCACTCTGAAGACCGCCCTTTCAAATGTGACTTCTGCAACTTTGCCTCTAAGCAGCGCAGCAATCTTGTCATTCACAAGAAGAAGTGTCAGTTGGATAAGCTTGAAAAAGGCAGCGGTGGGAAAGGAGGCAGAGGTGGAGGCAAAAATTTAGGCACCGACTCTCCGAAGCCTGTCAGCTCTCGGTATCGAGCCAAACTAGATGCAGCTCGAGCCTTTTGCTGCGACTCGTGTGACGCTTCGTTTGTGAGGGAGGACTCCCTGCGGAGCCACAAAAAGCAGCATCGGGACACTCAGAGTGTGTTGCAACTCCAGCTCTCTACCCCAGCAGAAGCAGTTAACTTGGTTCCCGTTACCATGTCACAAACCAGCTCTGAGCTCGAAGTTCCTATCCCGTGTAACCCAATGCCTCCTTATAGTAATACACAGCTTAAAATCATTGTATCTCACCCGTTAGGCCAGGATAACCCCTTGCTCTCAACTGGTGGGGATGGCCAGAATAAGAGCAACATGGTCTTGCTTAGCCCAGAAAACCAGGACATGGTAGTTAACTCCATGATCCAGCAGGTCAACCTGCTGGCGCCTGTACAACCACTCGGTTCATCCCAAACCACAGAAGCCACTCTTGAACCCCAGACTGTCCTCCTGACTCAACTCAGCACCGACGATGCCAGCAACCCGCTCCACCAGGCCCTGATGCAAACGGCCATAACCGCtcaggactcgagcagcagcaCACAGACGTTCATCACCacctgctctgaactggagGGGCTCAATGCTTTGATCCAGGAAGGTGGCACAGAGATTACAGTGGTTACGGAAGGAAACTCTGCTTTGGTGACCACAGCACCTCTGCCTGATGTGGACATGTCCAAGCCAGCAGAGATGGTGACGGTTGAGGAGAGTGCCTTACCCTGTGAGGAAAGTGCATTACTGGTGCCAAACATCAGCCTGGGCAGCCAGAATGTGGTCATCCACGGCGTTCCACTTATAGTGTCTCCTCAGCAGAGCACGGTGGATCAGCTCTCCCCTCATGCACTCTATTCCAATTCACACACACTCGAAAGCATCCCACAGTGA